CAATCTGTTCTTCCCGGAGAAGCGCGCCTTTTTCCTGGAAAACGCCGGCCAGTTTACCGTAGGGAGCCCCGGGGAGGTAGACCTGTTTTTCAGCCGTCGAATTGGCCTGGGGGACGACGGCAGCGTGGTGCCCATCATCGGCGGGGCCAGGCTGTCCGGTAAGGTCGGGAATACCAACGTGGGCTTGCTCAGTATGTTTACGGAAGATGTGGAGGAAGCGGGGATTGAAGAGAACAATTTTTCCGTGGCCCGGGTTAACCACAACTTCCCGGGAACGCGCTCTTCCCTCGGGGGGATTTTTGTGAGCCGTTCGGGGCTCGGGGCCACGGATGACGATTACAACCGGGTGTACGCCATTGACGGTAAATGGGGAATCGGCAACAAGGCCGAGGTCAACGGGTATGTTGCCAAGAGCACCACTCCGGGCATCGAATCGAACGACCACGCGTTTAAACTCCTGGCCAACTACGACTGGAACGGGTGGAACGTGAGCGCCGGTTATACCGAAGTGGGCGAAGGTTTTAACCCGGAAGTCGGGTTTTTACAGCGTACCGCCTTCCGAAAACCCGAACTCCTGCTGTTCAAGGCGCACCGCTTTAAGGATGCCGGGCAACTGCTCGAAATCCGCCCGCATACCTCGTACCGGGGTTACTGGGACTTTGACGGCAACCAGCAAACCGGTTTCTGGCACATCGACAACCACTGGGTATTCCGCAGCGGTTTTGAAGTGCACACGGGCATCAACCTCACCTACGAACAGGTGTTCCGGCCCTTTGATATTGCCGGGGTTACCGTGCCGGTTGGGGAATACCCGAACGAAGAGCTGCAACTGGTGGTGATCACCAACCCGAACAACGCCTTTTCCCTGAGTACCCGTACCTTTATCGGAGGGTATTTTGACGGGAAGCGCATCAGCAACAGCGGGACTGCCAATTATCGGGTGGGGGACAAATTCGTCTCCTCCCTGACCTTCAGCCACAACGATATCGGTTTAAGCAACGGGGACGTCACCGCCGTAGTGGGCGGCCTGCGCCTGGCCTATTCGTTTACCCCAAGGCTCTTTGTCCAAAGCCTGATCCAGCGGAACAACGTGTCGAACATCACTTCGGTGAATGCCCGCCTGGGATGGCTGCAAAGCGCCAATACCGGCCTCTTTGTGGTGTTGAACATTGTACGGGACGACGACCTGCCGGATGCCCTGGACAATCAGGTGCTGACCATCAAGTATACCCACCAGTTCGATATCCTGAAATAAGGCCGCACTCCGGCCCGGGCTTGCGGGCACTAACGGGCTACCCGGGATCTGCGAAATCGGCGGAGGCTGATGGTCTTGTGTTTTGTGCTGATAAAATAAACACCGGTGAGCAGCACCAGGGCAGCCACCACGGATTGTAATGTGATAGGCTCATCCAGGAAGTACCAGCCCAGGAGCATCGCCACAATCGGGTTTACGTAGGTGTTGGTCGACACTTTTTCGGGCGAAACCACCTTCAGCAGGAAGTTGAATGCCGTAAATGCCACAATGCTGCCAAAGAGAATCAGCAGCAGCATGGCCCAGAGCGTATCCGCCTGCCATTCCAGGGGGTTGCTCAGGGGCTCCCGGAAGCACAGGCTCATGACCAGCAGCATCCCTCCGCCCATTAGCATCTGGTAACCCGTGTTTACGAAGGAATTCCCGGGTAAATCAGCCTTGCCAACAAACAGGCTCCCATAGGCCCATGCCACCATGGCGGCAAAGATCATGAGAATCCCGATCCAGGCGTCCGGGTGCCGCGTGGTGGCGTCCTGGCTTACGAGCAGGTAGATCCCGAGAATCCCCAGGGCTACACCCACCAGGGAGATGGGGCGCAGCCGATGGCCCTGCAGGAGCCACATCAGGAGCATCACGAGCAGGGGCTGGGCCGCAATGATCAGGGCAGCAAAATTCGTATCCACGAATTTCAATGCCCAAACCACCATCCCGTTGCCGAAACTCAAAAAAAGGAACCCCGCTAGTCCCGTGTTCAGCAACTGGCGCCGCGTAATGCCCAGTTTTTTTCCCATCAGGGCCGCTATTCCAAAAATCAAAACCCCGGCAATCACAAAACGGATGCCGGCCAGTAAAAAAGGAGGCAGTTCGTCCACGGCCACCTTATTGAGCAGGTAGGTAGACCCCCAGATAACGTAAATAGCGAAAAATGCCGCAAAGATGAGCGGGGCCTGGGATCGGTTTTCCATGGCGCAATATTAATGCAAACCCCGCTTTCAATCGGCAAGGCGCCCGAACAATTTTATTCGGCTGAAGCCATCTCCTGTCCGTCGTAGACAATCCGGTAAATGGCATTCCCGAAATCGTCGGAAACCAGTAGCGATCCGTCTTCCAGAAACATCAGGTCTACCGGCCGGCCCCAGCGGGTCTGGTTCTCGTGGTTGAGCCACCCGTCAATAAAGGGTTCATATCCAACCGATTCGCCATCCTTTAGCTTCACCAGGGTCAGGCGGTATCCCGATTTTTCGCTGCGGTTCCAGGAGCCGTGTTCGGCAATGAGCAGGTGGCCCTGATAAGCCTCCGGGAACATGTCCCCAGAAACGAATTTAACGCCCAGGGGAGCTACGTGGGCGCCCAGGTTTTGCACCGGGGCGACAAAATCGTCACAGGGTCGCTGGTCGCCGAAGTCCGGGTCGGGAATTGTCCCTCCATGGCAAAAGGGATATCCGAAATGCTGCCCCGTTTCCGTAACCCGGTTCAGTTCACAGGGCGGGATGTCGTCCCCCATCATATCCCTGCCGTTGTCGGTGAACCAAAGTTCTTCCGTTTCAGGGTGCCAGGTAAATCCCACGGTATTGCGGACCCCCCGGGCCACAATTTCCCGATTGCTGCCATCCGGGTCCATCCGCGTGATGGTTGCAAACCGTTCATCCACTGAAGTACTGTCGCAGATGTTGCAGGGTGCCCCCACAGGCACGTACAGCTTGTCGTCCGGTCCAAAGGCGATGTATTTCCAGCCATGGTGGAATTTATCCGGGTAATCGTCATACACAACCACGGGGTCCGGCGGGTTGTCCAGCCGGTCTTCAATGCCATCGAAACGCAACAACCGGTCTACCTGGGCCACATACAGGGAGCCGTTCCGGAAGGCTACCCCGTTGGGTACCTCCAGGGTGGTATCCAGGACAATGGTCCGGTCTGCCCGGTAATCGCCGTCTTCGTCTACCAGGGCATAGAGCTTGTTGGTCCCCCGCGTACCCACAAACAGGGTCCCCTTGTCGCCCATCGCCATCGAACGGGCGCCCTCCAGGTCTTCCGCAAAGGTATGGGCGTAGAAGCCCGGCGGCAGGTTCAGGCTGTCCAGGGGCAGGTTCGAGGTAAACTCCGGACGCGCTTTGGTTGCGTCCTCCGGTTGTTTGGGATCCTCCCCGCAGCCAGCCAGCAGGAGCAAAGCCAGGCAGGCAGTTCCGTAAAGTGTCAAATGGTGTTTCAAATCCATGGTGTAAATTTTCCCCTAAAATACAACATACGCCCCGCAATTGCAGATGCCGGCTAAACTATCCGGCTGCGGGCTTCAGGTTCCCGGGGGGAATTCGTAAATTTTGCGGCATCCACAAAGGCCGGGGAGAAATCCCCGGACTTTGGCCAAATTAACATCGAAACAAGGAACTGTGAGTAAAGGGATTAAAATTGACGATGAGAAACACTGGTATAAAGATGCCATAATCTACGAATTGCATATCAAGGCATTTTTTGACAGCAACGGGGATGGAATCGGGGATTTTCAGGGCCTGATCCAGAAACTGGACTATCTTGAGGACCTCGGGGTTACGGCCATCTGGGTCCTCCCCTTCTACCCTTCCCCACTGCGGGACGACGGTTACGACATCGCCGATTACTACAATATCAACCCCTCCTACGGAAAACTCAGGGACTTCAAGCGGTTTATCCGCGAAGCGCACAACCGCGGACTCAAGGTGATTACCGAGTTGGTAATCAACCATACCTCCGACCAGCACCCCTGGTTCCAGCGCGCCCGGAAGGCACCCCCCGGTTCCCGCCACAGGGATTACTACGTATGGAGTGACGACCCTGGAAAATACAAAGATGTCCGCATCATCTTCACGGATACCGAACCCTCCAACTGGACCTGGGACCCGGAGGCCAAAGCCTATTTCTGGCATCGGTTCTTTTCCCACCAGCCCGACCTGAATTTCGACAGCCCGGACGTACAGCAGGAGGTCTTCGACATTATGGATTTCTGGTGCGAACTGGGAGTGGATGGATTCCGGCTGGATGCAGTCCCCTACTTGTTCGAACGGGAGGGCACCAATTGTGAAAACCTGCCCCAGACCCATGAATTCCTCAAAAAACTCCGGGCACATATCGACAGCAAGTACGACAACAAGCTCTTTCTGGCCGAGGCGAATATGTGGCCCGAAGACAGTGCGGCTTATTTTGGCAAGGGCGATGAATGCCATATGAATTACCACTTCCCGATTATGCCGCGCATGTTCATGGCATTGAAAATGGAGGACCGCTACCCGATCATCGACATCATCGACCAGACTCCGGAAATTCCCCCAACCTGCCAATGGGCCATCTTCCTGAGGAACCACGATGAATTAACCCTGGAGATGGTAACCGACGAGGAACGGGATTACATGTATAAGGTTTACACCAAAGACCCCCAGGCCAAGATCAATGTGGGGATCCGCCACCGCCTGGCACCCCTGCTGGAAAACAACCGAAGCAAGATCGAGCTGATGAATGTACTCCTGTTTTCCCTTCCGGGTACGCCGGTCATCTACTACGGGGACGAAATCGGCATGGGGGACAATTTTTACCTGGGAGACCGGGACGGCGTTCGCACCCCCATGCAGTGGACCGGGGACCGCAATGCGGGTTTTTCCACTGCAAATCCCCATAAACTGTACCTCCCGACCATCATCGATCCGGAATACAAATACGAGGCGGTCAATGTGGAGTCCCAGCAAATCAACAGTTCCTCCCTCCTTTGGTGGATGAAGCGGATTATCGGCATGAGGAAACGCTACAAGGCGTTCGGGCGGGGGAACATAGAGTTCCTGGCCCCGGCCAACGCAAAGATAATCGCATTTATCCGGGCTTATGAAGGGGAACAGATACTCGTATTGTGCAACCTGTCGCGTTTTGCCCAGGCCGCCGACCTGGAACTCGGAACATTCGAAGGGCATACCCCGGTGGAGGTTTTCAGCCGGAACCGTTTTCCGCGAATCGGCCGGGAACCGTATTTGTTTACCCTGGCGCCTTTCGGCTACTATTGGCTCTCACTGGAGCAGGACGAACGCCTGGTGGAAGCCGGCCCCCCGCCCCGCTTAAAAGCCGACAAATGGAGTGGCCTGATGTCGAAGCCCCTTCGGAAAAAACTCCAGGAGGAAGTATTGCCGCGCTATCTGGATAACGCAGACTGGTACGCCGGGAGGAACCGGATTCGACAGAGCCTGGAAATCCGCAATTCGGCCGCCTTGCCCCTTCGCGGCTTGCCGAGCCGGTGGCTCGTGGTAAAAACCAGTTATAACGACGGCCTGCCGGAACACTACCAGTTGCTGGTGGCGTGGATCCCGGAGGCCCGGCGGGAAGCCCTTCGCGACCTGCCGGATGCAGCGATACTCGCAGAGATGCAGCTCGGTTCGGAACCCGGTGTCCTCATCGATGCCATTTACGAGGAGCCTTTCCGGATGGCCCTTCTGCAATGGGTGCGGCAGGGGAAAAGATTCGAAACTGACGGGGGCGAACTGCACTTCAGCCGCGGCAAAAGGAAATTCCCGGCCCCTTCGGACCCCATGAAATCCCGGATCCTGCCTTCCGGCCAGACGTTCAGTTCCCTGCAATACGACGACCGCTACCACCTGAAACTCTATCGCCGACTGGACGATACGCTCAACCCGGATCTGGAACTCGCCCATTTCCTCTCGGAGGAAACCACGTATGAGCATGTCCCGGATTATCTGGGGGCAGTGACCTTTTCAGCAGCGGGAAGGACTACGCTGGCCCTGGGATTGGCCCAGGAACTCGACCCCAGCCAGGGGACGGCCTGGGAATATACCCGGGATGCCTTCCACATGTTTTTTGAACGGGCCCTGGCAGCCGGGGAGGAAACTAAATTCAAGCCACCAAAAGGCGGCCTGACGGATCCGTTGCGTTTCGAAGACCTTCCGGAACTGTTGAAAGATCTGATGGGGAGCGCCCTGCCCGAACGCATTGTGCAACTGGGAGAGCGCACGGCCGGACTGCACCGGGCCCTGGCGTCCCAACCCGGGCGGGAAGGCTTTGAACACGAGGCCTTTTCCCTGCACTACCAGCGCTCGGTCTATTCCTCCCTGCAGGGATTGACCCGGGATGCATTTGACAAGCTTAGGAAATCCCTCAAGCGGCTCCCCGAGGAAATCCAGGAGGAAGCCCGGGAGGTGCTGGGCCTGAAGAACGACGTCCTCCAGTGTTTCAAACGGATATTCTCCCATAAAATGGAGGCGGTTAAAATCCGAACACATGGGGATTTCCACCTCGACCAGGTCTTGTGGACCGGTCGGGATTTCCTGATTCGGAATTTTGAGGGCGAGCCCATGCGGCCTTTCTCGGAACGCAGATTGAAGCGCTCCCCCCTAAGGGACGTCGCGGCCATGATCCGTTCGTTGCATTATGCAGTTTACGGCGCCTTACACGAAAGCGACTTGCTGGGCGGCGAAGGCAATGAAATTCAGGAATACTGGGCGCAAATATGGAATCGGGCCAGTACGAGGCTCTACCTGAGCGGATACCTGAAATCCCTGGACGGTCCGGGCTTTATCCCCGAGGACCCCGACGACTACCGCATCCTGTTGGAAACCTTCCTGCTGGAAAAGGCGGTGTACGAACTCGGGTATGAACTGGAACACCGCCCGGACTGGGTGTTGATCCCATTGAGAGGAATTCGTTCCGTGCTCCGGGAAGCCGGGTTTCTCAGTTCCTGAGGGCCTTCATGTCGATCACAAACCGGTATTTGACATCGGCTTCGATGACGCGCATGCAAGCATCGTTGATGTCCTGCATGCGAATTAGTTCAATGTCAGAAGTAATCTGGTGTTTACCGCAAAAGTCAGGCATCTCCCGGGTCTGGGCCAGGCCACCGATCAGAAAGCGCGTAAGCCCTTGCGGATTTCAATTTTATAGCGTGCAATTTCTCTATCCTCAAACGAGTTGGGCTTCCAGGTGGATCTTTGCATTGAGGAGGTTGGAAATCGGGCACACTTCCTTTGCCTTCTGGGCGGTTTTTTCAAATGCCTCTGCCTGCATTCCGGGTACTTTCCCACGGAGGTTCAGGTGAATGTCGGTTACCTTCCCGTCCTCAAAATGGACTTCGGCCGAAACGTCCAGGCTATCTGGTGTGTACCCTTCTTCCCCAATGAGAAAACTGAGTTGCATGGCAAAACAACCTGCATGGGCTGCGCCGACCAGTTCTTCAGGATTCGTCCCTTTGGTATCTGCAAACCGGGTATTAAAGGAATAAGGGGTTTGTTCCAATACGCCGCTGGCACTGCTGAGGGTGCCGCTGCCTTCTTTGCCGCCCCCTTTCCACAGGGCGCTTGCTTTACGGGTAAATTTCATGGTTCTGTGTTATGGTTAAAAATATTTGCCCACGAGAACTGATGTCCTCCGCGGTTTAAAGCAAGATAATAAAAACGAAAGGTTCCCAAAGGCCTATGCTTCTTTTGAGGTGCCCGGCCATTCGATAACGCCTTAACCCGCGGGAACTCCTCCCTGTAACACTTCGGATTCCCGGTCGTCTTATCTATAAAGGCAAGCATGAAACGGCTCAACATGAATTACGATTGGCGACAGCTAACATACGACCGCAGGAATGGCTGGAACATTGGCCGTAAATTCCTTGCAGATACCGTATATTCGAGCAGGTAAAAGGCGGAAACCGCAATTCCCTGCCCCATGGAACAGGCATTTTTCGAAATGATCCTTTGGATACTGCTCACCTTTGTCCTGGCAGTACTACTCCCCGCTTGCCTAATCTGGTACCTCTACAGGAAATACCGCAACCGGCATCGCTAGGCCGTAACTTTCGGCCTGAATTCCCCTTCGATGGCATTCCTTCGTTTTTATTCGTTACTCACAGTTATACTACACCCCACCGGTGCGCAGCCACGGTACCATAGGGTTCATTCGGTGAAATTCTTAAATGTTTAACATAATAATATAAAGTTTAAACATTTATTGGCTATTCCCCGGGAATTCCAGGGCTATCCACGTGATTGATACGGTAGTGATGCCCGAGTAATTGTTGGGAGACTATTAAATTAAAACCGCCCGGATTGGGCGGTTTTTTATTTATACAACCATCACGAAACCGGGCAGCGTTATCGCCTACTACCTACCCGATTGACTCAGGGCTGGCTATACCTCGATGCGGCCCTGCAGGCGCTTTTCAACCTTGCGCTTAATGGCCGTGAGGTTTTTCATTACCTCCATCAGGTGCTGATCCCTTGTTTTCTTATACACTTCGTTAATCTCGAGAATGAGTTTCTTGAGGTCCCGGGAAGCCTGCACCCGATCGCTGGTCGTAATGCGCGACCATTTGCGGTTTTCGAATTCTGAAGCTTTTTGTAATAATTCGGTAGTCATGATACTGGTTCTGATTTTATAGCAATTCTCGAACCCGGCTGTTGGTCACGGTTTTTTTCCGCCTTTTTTCATGGCCGGAAATTAAAATACGGCCAATCCCCGACAACGATCCGCAACCCGGATTCCTTAAATAATTCCCCGAATTTAATATTTCTCTACAGACAGCTAAACACATTAACAAAAGTTTAATGTATTCGGCCTGAGGCGGCTAAAAGAACGGTTCTTTCCGACATCAATGCATATAACTCCCGGCATTCATATCGACGGTGGTGCCCGTGGCGTGGTCCATTTTGCCGCTGCACATAAAGGCCACCAGGGGGGCGATGTCCCCGGGAACCGTCAGGTTGGGCAAAGCGATTTCATCCTGCAGTATTTTCTCGCCTTTCTGGCGAATAAACGTTTCCGCCATTTCGGTACGGGTAAAACCCGGGGCAATGGTGAACGCCACGATCCGGTCCCGCCCGAAGGCTCGCGCCACGGATCGGGCCAGGGAAGTCAGCCCCCCCTTTGACGCGGCATATCCCAGAAAATCTTCGGTCTCACCCCGGAAGGCCGCCCGGCTCCCGATATAGACCAGTCGGCCGCCACCCCGCATTTTAAAATGCTCCAGGGCCAGTTTCGTAAGCAATCCGCAAGCGTCCAGGTTAATAGCCAGGGTCTTTCGCCATACCTGCCACCAATCTGCAGTTGCCATTTCCGGCGGGTGCGGCAGGAAAACACCTGCATTGAGCACCAAAGCATCCAGGTGGCCCAATGCCTCCAGGCTTTTACGGAAGAGTTCCTCTGTTTCCGCCGGGTTCTCGAGGTTGGCAGCGAGGGTCGCAACTTTCGAATCCGGATGTGCTTTGGCCAACGACTCGGCAGCTTCCCGGTTTTTGTTATAGTGGGCGATGATACGCCCCCCCTGCCCGAGAAGTTCCCGGGCTACCGCCGCTCCGATACCCTGGGAAGCCCCGGTAACCAGTATATTTTGTCCTTTCAGTTCCATCAGGCAGTTTCACGCTTAAATTTCTGTTGGGAAAGTAGGCAGATTGGACTGGAATTCCAATGGAAATTGACAGCGATGGGAATGCCCCGGGCGATACCCTTGTATTATTGCTGAATCAGCCGGGTAGCGTTCGGGATCCGTTAGATCTGGAATTCATTTCAAAAAAGGTCTTGAAAATAGCACAAACTGTCTACTTTTTTTCGTATTCTTTTAATCAAAATGATTCAGCTATCACAGATCCCAAATGGCAAACCCCCGGGATCTCAAATCATAAAACTGGCATGGCAAACCGCATCCCCGAATTCCTGACAACACCATTTCAGAGGGCCCGCTCTCAGTATCCCGAACTGGCCGGGGTCCGCATCCGTCTCAGACTGCTCAGTAGGCCCGGCCGATCTACCATGACAGCCCGTCCAACCTTTTGGTCGTTGTTTGCGGGCAGGAAGGCGCGCACCTACATCATCCGGATTAGTCCGACGGTTCAATTTGGAAATAAAACCGAATCATTGGCCGTTCTGCCGGCAGAGGTATTGGAGGGATGGTTTGCCCACGAATTGGGTCATGTAGTGGATTATTCGCGCTACAGCGGTTTTGGTTTGCTTGGGTTTGGCCTGAGATACCTGTTTTCCCCTTCCTTCAGGCGGGCTGCCGAATTCCGGGCAGATTACCACGCCGTATCGAACGGGTTACAGGAATCCATCCTGCGGACCAAGAATTTTATCCTGCACGAGGCGGACATACCCGAAGCCTATAAGGCCCGTATCCGGCGATTCTACAGTTCCCCGGAAGAAATCGAAGCCCTGGTTCAGGAGCTGGCTGCGGATTCCTGACCTGTACCCTGGTTCCGGACAAATTCCTCCCACTGGGAAAACTTATCGGGATCCATGACACGTTCCATCTTAACCTGTCCCCCCTTCTTTTTTTGCGACTCGTTCCAGCCGTAGAAGATTTCCGGGTCCACAACCTGTACCTTCACCCCCTCAAGCGCTTTGGACCTCGCCACCCGATAATTCTTATTGGCTTCCTGGAGGTGGTTGTCCAGGGAGGAGGCCAGTTCCTTTGAGTCTCTGGAATCCCGGCTGCCCAGGTACCAACAATGGTGAAATCCGTCGTCCAGGCGGATCGCCGCCAGGGTGTATTCCGGGATGGCCATGTCAAAGGTATTTTCCAGGTGCTGCACCCCGGCATCCAGTTTTTGCACCGATAATTGGGAGCCCACTGTGTTCAGGAAGAATTTGGTCCTTCCCGTAATATGGATTTCCGCCCGGCCGGTATCCGAGAATGCCACCGTGTCTCCGATCAGGTAACGCCATGCCCCCGAAACCGTACTAATTACCAGGGCGTAATCTGTATCGGCTTCCACCTGGTCCAGGCCCAGGCTGGGGGCCTCCTGCCGTATGCTCCCGTCTTCTTCCAGATTCTCGGGGACGAAAGGAACGAATTCAAAGTAAATTCCATTATCCGTGAGCAACTGCATTGCGTCGGTTTCCGGCCGGGTTTGCAGTGCCAGGAAACCTTCCGAAGCCAGATAGGTATCGATGACGGTAATTTCCCGGCCCATAAGCGACTGAAAACTCTTCCGGTACGGGCCAAAGGCCACCCCCCCGGAGGTATATACCCGAAGGTTGGGCCAGATTTCATGGATGTCCCGGAGCCCGTGGGTGTCGATGACCTTGCGAAGCATCAGTTCAATCCAGCTGGGGATACCGCTCAGAGCCCCGATGTCCCAATCAGAGGCACGGTCGGCAATTCGCTGAACGCGGTCGTCCCAGTCGTCGATCCGGGCAATTTCCTCCCCGGGTTTATAGTAACTCCGGAACCAAAAGGGAATATTCCCGGCACTGATACCTGAAATCTCGCCTTCTCGAAATTCCCCCTGCTCCTGTAAATCCGTGGAGCTCCCGAGCATCAGAATCTCTTTTTCGAAGAATTCCGAAGGCAGGTCAAAGTTGCGCAGGGATAATACCTGCCGGATCCCGGCATTTCGGATGCTCTTGATCATCTCGTCGGTTACCGGGATCCGCTTACTGCTGCTGCCGGTGGTCCCGGATGAGAGCGCATAGTAATCCGGTTTGCCCGGCCAACTGATATCCGGGGATCCGTCCAGCTGTTTTTTCCACCAGCCCTCGTGCATCCGGTTGTAGTCAAAATAGGGTACCTGTTCCCGGAATGCCTTGCGTATGTCGTCGGCCCCTAATAAGGCATCAAACCCATGGTGTTTCCCAAATGCCGTATCCCTCGCCTTCTCAAGCAAGCTGCGCAGTTGCGACTCCTGTTGATCCAAGTGGTTCTGATCCGGTTTTATGATGGCCCCGGCCTCGATGGCCTTCTTGATGATAGCTCCCAGTAATGGCATATGTCGTTAAAAATACAAAGGCCCGGTCAACCCGATGTGCCAGGGCGGGGTAAAAATGCTCGGTATTACACCCTGCCTCCCTCCTATTCCATCAGTTTCAGCAGGCGCAATGCAAAATTCAGAAAAAACTTCAAATTTTTAGAATTTGTATTAAAGCGCTAAAAATCAGTTATATAGATCTGATCTGAAGCAATACAATATGTTAAAAAATGTTTAAGACAGTACCTTTTATAACATAGTACTGTAACAAAAGAATTCCTCACCCGTCTTATAGATGTAATACCGCAACAAGGCAACCAATTATGACAGCAAGAGTAAACATTATCAATAACAGGTTCCAGCTACTGATGCTGGGATTCGGCTGGAGCCGGCGTCCTGTGCGACTTACAAAATCAATCCATCAATTAAAAAATAACAATCATGAAAGCAATGAACTTAGCCACACCGACTGAAGCAAGACGTTTCCGGAGTTTTTCCAATTTTAAATCGAGCAAGCGCGTGCGCTGGTCCGAATCCCGGAACTTCGTCTACTGACAAATCCATCGACAATCAAAAAACAAATCGTCATGAAACCTATTGTTAATCAAACCCCTACCGAAACCAGAAGGTTTGCTTATTTCTCGAGTTTCCGGGATAGCAAACGCGTCCGGTGGAGCGAGAATCGGAACTACTTCTATTGATAGCCCCCCTATTATTAGCTCCTCCCAGCCCCATGGAAAAGAAAAAGGCCCGCTCATCACGGGCCTTTTGCTTTGTATATGCTCGGGGATTTATAACTCAAATTCCTCCTGTACCCCGTTCGGATACGTAAGAATTGCGAGGTTGTCGCATTGCCCGTCTCCCAGGTCGGCGATGATAGAAAGGCCGTTTTTCCCGAGGGTCATTACGCCGCTTACCAAGTACCCGCATTCAAAATTTCCGGTCAGCGGGCTGGTGATAGC
This genomic window from Robiginitalea biformata HTCC2501 contains:
- a CDS encoding EamA family transporter, which produces MENRSQAPLIFAAFFAIYVIWGSTYLLNKVAVDELPPFLLAGIRFVIAGVLIFGIAALMGKKLGITRRQLLNTGLAGFLFLSFGNGMVVWALKFVDTNFAALIIAAQPLLVMLLMWLLQGHRLRPISLVGVALGILGIYLLVSQDATTRHPDAWIGILMIFAAMVAWAYGSLFVGKADLPGNSFVNTGYQMLMGGGMLLVMSLCFREPLSNPLEWQADTLWAMLLLILFGSIVAFTAFNFLLKVVSPEKVSTNTYVNPIVAMLLGWYFLDEPITLQSVVAALVLLTGVYFISTKHKTISLRRFRRSRVAR
- a CDS encoding PQQ-dependent sugar dehydrogenase yields the protein MDLKHHLTLYGTACLALLLLAGCGEDPKQPEDATKARPEFTSNLPLDSLNLPPGFYAHTFAEDLEGARSMAMGDKGTLFVGTRGTNKLYALVDEDGDYRADRTIVLDTTLEVPNGVAFRNGSLYVAQVDRLLRFDGIEDRLDNPPDPVVVYDDYPDKFHHGWKYIAFGPDDKLYVPVGAPCNICDSTSVDERFATITRMDPDGSNREIVARGVRNTVGFTWHPETEELWFTDNGRDMMGDDIPPCELNRVTETGQHFGYPFCHGGTIPDPDFGDQRPCDDFVAPVQNLGAHVAPLGVKFVSGDMFPEAYQGHLLIAEHGSWNRSEKSGYRLTLVKLKDGESVGYEPFIDGWLNHENQTRWGRPVDLMFLEDGSLLVSDDFGNAIYRIVYDGQEMASAE
- a CDS encoding DUF5916 domain-containing protein, yielding MHFFRPCFIALAACLVCIPANAQEAIQPDTTNQQRPAYEAVALDEEPVVDGDVLGDPVWQAIPATEGLRQIRPNYGQPVSERTAVRVAYSRSTFYLSVVCYDSEPDKIVVSDSRRDADLNDEDSFLFIIDTYNDRQNGFLFGTNPQGMEYDAQINNEGKGNFNANRQQGGVIGGTNLNWDAAWTVRTQVGDFGWSAEFAIPFRSLRFASGSAKSWGMNFQRNIAKNTETAYWTTLPLGFDLKRLSLAGQLSGLDLVNPGNLKLIPYVLGRATRDRSMDPIETDTDFEAGADIKYSITPGLTLDLTYNTDFAQVEVDDQQVNLDRFNLFFPEKRAFFLENAGQFTVGSPGEVDLFFSRRIGLGDDGSVVPIIGGARLSGKVGNTNVGLLSMFTEDVEEAGIEENNFSVARVNHNFPGTRSSLGGIFVSRSGLGATDDDYNRVYAIDGKWGIGNKAEVNGYVAKSTTPGIESNDHAFKLLANYDWNGWNVSAGYTEVGEGFNPEVGFLQRTAFRKPELLLFKAHRFKDAGQLLEIRPHTSYRGYWDFDGNQQTGFWHIDNHWVFRSGFEVHTGINLTYEQVFRPFDIAGVTVPVGEYPNEELQLVVITNPNNAFSLSTRTFIGGYFDGKRISNSGTANYRVGDKFVSSLTFSHNDIGLSNGDVTAVVGGLRLAYSFTPRLFVQSLIQRNNVSNITSVNARLGWLQSANTGLFVVLNIVRDDDLPDALDNQVLTIKYTHQFDILK
- the treS gene encoding maltose alpha-D-glucosyltransferase produces the protein MSKGIKIDDEKHWYKDAIIYELHIKAFFDSNGDGIGDFQGLIQKLDYLEDLGVTAIWVLPFYPSPLRDDGYDIADYYNINPSYGKLRDFKRFIREAHNRGLKVITELVINHTSDQHPWFQRARKAPPGSRHRDYYVWSDDPGKYKDVRIIFTDTEPSNWTWDPEAKAYFWHRFFSHQPDLNFDSPDVQQEVFDIMDFWCELGVDGFRLDAVPYLFEREGTNCENLPQTHEFLKKLRAHIDSKYDNKLFLAEANMWPEDSAAYFGKGDECHMNYHFPIMPRMFMALKMEDRYPIIDIIDQTPEIPPTCQWAIFLRNHDELTLEMVTDEERDYMYKVYTKDPQAKINVGIRHRLAPLLENNRSKIELMNVLLFSLPGTPVIYYGDEIGMGDNFYLGDRDGVRTPMQWTGDRNAGFSTANPHKLYLPTIIDPEYKYEAVNVESQQINSSSLLWWMKRIIGMRKRYKAFGRGNIEFLAPANAKIIAFIRAYEGEQILVLCNLSRFAQAADLELGTFEGHTPVEVFSRNRFPRIGREPYLFTLAPFGYYWLSLEQDERLVEAGPPPRLKADKWSGLMSKPLRKKLQEEVLPRYLDNADWYAGRNRIRQSLEIRNSAALPLRGLPSRWLVVKTSYNDGLPEHYQLLVAWIPEARREALRDLPDAAILAEMQLGSEPGVLIDAIYEEPFRMALLQWVRQGKRFETDGGELHFSRGKRKFPAPSDPMKSRILPSGQTFSSLQYDDRYHLKLYRRLDDTLNPDLELAHFLSEETTYEHVPDYLGAVTFSAAGRTTLALGLAQELDPSQGTAWEYTRDAFHMFFERALAAGEETKFKPPKGGLTDPLRFEDLPELLKDLMGSALPERIVQLGERTAGLHRALASQPGREGFEHEAFSLHYQRSVYSSLQGLTRDAFDKLRKSLKRLPEEIQEEAREVLGLKNDVLQCFKRIFSHKMEAVKIRTHGDFHLDQVLWTGRDFLIRNFEGEPMRPFSERRLKRSPLRDVAAMIRSLHYAVYGALHESDLLGGEGNEIQEYWAQIWNRASTRLYLSGYLKSLDGPGFIPEDPDDYRILLETFLLEKAVYELGYELEHRPDWVLIPLRGIRSVLREAGFLSS
- a CDS encoding OsmC family protein, translated to MKFTRKASALWKGGGKEGSGTLSSASGVLEQTPYSFNTRFADTKGTNPEELVGAAHAGCFAMQLSFLIGEEGYTPDSLDVSAEVHFEDGKVTDIHLNLRGKVPGMQAEAFEKTAQKAKEVCPISNLLNAKIHLEAQLV